A stretch of DNA from Microcebus murinus isolate Inina chromosome 17, M.murinus_Inina_mat1.0, whole genome shotgun sequence:
AAGAGTTTGCCTCTTGGCACACTTTGTTCCTTTGTTGGACAAAGGAACTTGTAAGACTTGGGGAGCAGAAGGCAACTTATTAAgttttataaagggaaaaaatcccTACACACTGTAAGGTCAGGTGCCTTGTTGGCCATCAGACCTGGGCCTCGGATGAGCAGCGAGTCCTGAACCTCTCACGCAAGTAGCAGAACCCTTACCTGGATCGTGAACACTTAATGACCAAACCAAAGAAAAGCAACTCGAAATAACTTGTTACCTCTACCTATTTATGAAGGCCCTGAAATGACTTTGCAAATACTACCTTGaatccaaaatatttttccagttacTCTTGcaagcaaaccatttctatattttaaaaacccaaatgatcatgtatttattaagttttaaaaactatttccaaACTTTGGCTTctatgtgactttttaaaactgtgaaatgacagaaatgtagCCTAATTTATCCCTAAAAGTTTACTTTGTCATTTCCATGAAGAAGATTCAAGTTATTTTCCCTAAAGACTCTGGGGAGATGAGGAGGAGTATGCTCCCCTTCTAATCCGGTAATTGGGAATTTAAGAGCCAAATATTTTCAGAATCCCTCTGTCCCCTGCACGTCCTCCCCTGCTCAGGAGATTGGGGACACCTGCTGAAATCTTTCCTGAACCATTCACCAACTCCGTAATCTGAGTCCATTGCTATATTTCCAAAAactctttctttgtctctgaaGCAAAGACGAGAGCCCCCATCATGGCGTGCTGTGCAAGTTGAATGAGACGGTGCACGTATCAGACAACTGTGCCGTGTAGAACAGTCTTTGGTTTGCGTTTCCAGAAGACTAAATGAATAAACCATTTTTCCAAATGGTTATTTTCCAATTAAGGTTTTGTCATCTAGCTCCGCTAGAGTTACTTTCCAAATTCTCTACCTCTATGACATTTCTTCCTATATAGCCTTTGTGTGGAAGCCATTCTTCGAGATAATATCCAAAACACTGCTATTCAAAACAGACACAATCTACACGGATGACACAGGTCTCAGGGAACAAGTGGCATCTATTAGGCATTTTGCTGGGAGAAACTAGCTTACGCATGGAACGTAAGAAGCTACTGTTCTGCGGAGTCCGGCTGTCTGTGGTCCTGCAGGCACAGCCTTACGGGAAACagcaggagagacagagagaagttCAGGAGGAAATTTCAGGACCTGCTTAGGCAGGTGTGTGTCTCTCGGCCGGACACTTTGGAGAGAGTGTGCTGCATACACCGGGTCCAGCCTGTGACCCGCAGCACTCGATTAATAAACACACACCCTTACCCGCTCAAGCATAAACAAGATGTGTCAATGGCTCGAGACTTTCGATCAACATAAAATCTTCAATCCTTGTGTAATTAAGGAATCAGAATGTGAACTTGCCGCTTGCTGGACTCTGCTGGGCTCTAGACAGGGAAGACAGCACCTCCCCAGGAAGGGTAAACGTGGAAACGTCTGGCTCAAGCCAGACCCTGTGTGCTTGCTACCTACCTACCTCCTCCCTCTAGGGCTGGGCCTCAGACCCAGCCCCTGAATCACCGAATACTGTTGCCACGGCCTTTCTAACAGGGATTGAAACGGGAAACACGGCAGCTTCAAAGTTCTCTGGAGACTTCGGTTAAGACGCTGGGAAGAAATACTGTTTTACCACTCAGGTttataaagctaaataaaatgtgaagcTCTGTCCCCGTGAGAGCCTCCCTGAGCAAGTGCAAACTGCACGCGCCGGGAAGAAGGCGGCAGCGAGCTGGGGAGGGAGCGGGGACTGGGCCGCCAGGGCAAAAGGCCGGCTCTGTGTGCTCTCCAATTCCTGTGGGCGCCCAGCGAACACCGCGGTGCAGGCGGGTCGGTGCAAGAGCTGCTGAAGCAGAGAGGGGTCTCACCTGCTGAAAAGTAGGCGTGGGGCGCCCGCCTGCAGCGGGGACAAGGGGGGGGCGCTGAGGGATGCAGCAGCGGTGAGGAGGGGCGAGCAGGAGCGCTGCTCTCTACCTGAGCTAGAAGTGAACTGCAAACTCCCCCTGCGCACCTCAAACTCTAAGTAACTTTCTCTCCTGCACCGCATGGGGCAAGCgctggcagagggagggaaacAGGGAGTGGGGAGTGCACCCGTCAGCCCGAGCGCCCAGGCTGAGAGCACGGGCATGGGGACACTGAGATGCCCCCGGGACCCTGTCGcccctcggcccgccgctccccccccccgccaccctcccccccTCGCGtcccggcccgcgccccgcccccaccttggCATAGCAGAAGCAGATGAGCAGAAGCGGCAGCAGGTAGCCGAAGACGAAGGTGCACACCACGTAGGCCTTCTTGTGGCGCTTGTTGGGCCAATGCTCCCAGCAGAAGGTCTGGTTGCTGGCGTTGGGGTGGAAGAGGCCCTGGTGGTACGCCATGGGCGAGGCCATGGCGATGGACAGCGCCCAGATGAAGCCCACGCCCAGCAGCACGTTGCGGGACACCCTCAGGGCGGAGGCGCGCCGCGAGTGCACGATGGCGACGTAGCGGTCCACCGACATCGCCGCCAGCGTGAAGATGCTGACCAGCATGGACACGGTGAAGAAGTAGTGGACGAACTTGCAGATGAAGGCGCCCAGCACCCAGGTGGGCAGCGCGTACACCGTGGCCTGGAACGGGATGCAGAAGAGCAGGTAGGCCAGGTCGGCGACGCTCAGGTTGAGGATGAACAGGTTGGTGGTGCTGCGCGGCTTGCCCGGCTTGCTGCGCGCCAGCACCGTGATCACCAGGCTGTTGCCCAGCACGCCCAGCGCGAAGATCAGGCCGAAGACCACCAGCGTGATGAAGTTCTCCACGCCGATGCCGAACAGCGGCCTCTGCTCCGCGGCCGGGGGCTCTGCCCGGCTCCCGCTCCCGTTCCCCTCGCTGAGGTTCCCGGCCGCCTGCTCCATGGCCCGCGGGGTCGCCGGGGCGCGGGCCGCGGGGCgcgccggggaggagtgcctgtGCCTGCGGGGAAAGTGGGCGCCAAGGGGCGCCGGGGTCCCAGCCCGGAGCACGGAGCGCGCGGGTGTCAGAGCCAAGCCTCCTGTGACGGGCACGACCGCGGGCGCCGCGACCGGGCAGCCGAGCCTGCTGGCACCGTCCCTGTGCAGGGGCCTTCTGAGAGAGGGCGGGGATGCGAGCCGGCGCTGGCCCTTCCCGGGAGGGGGCGGCGGTCTCGGCAGCCTTGGGGTCCCCTGCACCCGCCGCGGCCGCCAAGCCGGGGAGGTGAGAGAGCCTCTGTCCGCCTtaccagctccgggtccctgctgGCGGGTTTCCCTCGCTCCTGGAGTGGCTTGGGGCTGCACCTGTTGCTCTGAGCGGTTCCTTCCCGGCGCTCCCAGCCGCCGGCGCAGCTCGGCAGAGGGCTTTCCGCGCTCCCCGCGCTCCCCGCGCGCTCCCGCCGCTGCCCAGCCGGCGCCTCCGACCTCCTCTAGCAGATTCCCCAGTCGTCCGCAGGGCGGGAGCGGTCCTGTGCCGCCCCGGCGCGCGGAGTCCAGGGCTGCGCGGAGGGCCTCTCCGCTGCAAGTGAGAAGAGGCGAAGACTGCGGGCTGCAACTCGCACCCGAGGAAGTCGCGGCGCCGCGCCAAGCGGAGACTGGACGAATTCGAAAGAGGTGGGTCCCCGCCCGCCGCCTCCGCTGCGCTCCGCCAGCCGCGCGCTCGCCCCCGCGGTGCGGACCTGCGGCGGCCGGGTGAGGCGGGGCTGCCGGGCGGGGGCGAGGGCGGCGGAGCGCGCCCGGGGCGCAGGGCTCCTGGTCCGCCAGCGAGGGCGCCTCCCGCCCCGTAACCAGCCGGGGAAAGCAAGAGTTGGCACCGCTACCCTACCCGGAGTTGTAAAATCCGCCGCCTAATCCCCGCCCTCCCCCGCGGACCGCTGGGGAGGAAGCCGCAGGGAAGGAGTGGACGGCTCTCCCTAAACGCGCCCACAGTGGGAGGGAGACTCGCAACTTCAGCTCGCTCTCGCCCGTGGTGGCACTCGGCGGAGGTCCTGGACCGAAGCCCTGACTAGTGAGATATTTTCAGAGTGGGAGAACTTGTGTCCTGTCTTACCGCTGCGGTGAATGTGGTCACGCCAACAGGACACTGCGCCGCTTACGCGCAGTAGTGCTGGTGAACTGGCCTCCGCTCCTCGGGCTGGCAGGGAGTCATTAGCGCAGCGGTTATGTGAATTGCTTGCATCACTTTAAAAAACGACGCCCTCCCCATTCTCCAAAGGGCGCCCCGAGTCTCCATCCTGCGCTGAGGGCGCAGTGCCTTCGGGCATGGGTGACAGGAGAACCAACAGGGCGCACAGCAAACCCGGAGGGGCCCCGTGTGCGGGAAACAGAGGCTTACACACAGAGCAGGCGAGTGCTGTAATTAAAGAGCACACCACGGAGGAGGTGGGAGTTCGGCGAGTAAGTCGCATCTCATTTTTCTGTCTCACTAGCtctgttcttcctcctttccAGAAAAATGCTGGTGCAGTTCATGGAGCACTTACTGTCTTAGCCTGACGTTCTTGTTGCTATAAAGGAAGAAcggaaactgggtaatttataaagaaaagagggttGTGTGGCttgcagttctgcaggctgtacaagaggCATGGAGCCAGCATCTGGTTCTGTGGAGGGTTCTGCTGCTGCCACCCCACCCacgggagggtggaggggagccAGGTGTGCAGAGATCACTAAGgccagaggaag
This window harbors:
- the GALR1 gene encoding galanin receptor type 1 produces the protein MEQAAGNLSEGNGSGSRAEPPAAEQRPLFGIGVENFITLVVFGLIFALGVLGNSLVITVLARSKPGKPRSTTNLFILNLSVADLAYLLFCIPFQATVYALPTWVLGAFICKFVHYFFTVSMLVSIFTLAAMSVDRYVAIVHSRRASALRVSRNVLLGVGFIWALSIAMASPMAYHQGLFHPNASNQTFCWEHWPNKRHKKAYVVCTFVFGYLLPLLLICFCYAKVLNHLHKKLKNMSKKSEASKKKTAQTILVVVVVFGVSWLPHHVIHLWAEFGQFPLTPASFLFRVAAHCLAYSNSSVNPIIYAFLSENFRKAYKQVFKCHLRTESPVSGNRENKSRVDTPPSTNCTHV